ACTACACACGCAACGTCGCTCGTTTCAATGAAAACGGTGATATTGAGTCTGTAAAACAAACCGATGCTGAGCACACCTATATTGGTTGGGAAATCAACCCGCAAGGTTTAACCGATTTATTGATAAGACTGGATGATCGTTACGAAAATATGCCGCCTATCTACATCACAGAGAACGGCGCAGCAGGTAACGACGAATGTGTTAACGGACAAGTGATGGATGAGCAACGAGTTCGTTATTTCCAAGGTCATATCGAAGCGGTGCATAACGCAGTAGAAGCGGGCGTGCGAGTCGATGGTTACTTCGCCTGGAGCCTAATGGACAACTTTGAATGGGCGTTCGGCTACTGCCAACGTTTCGGCATTATCCACGTTGATTACCAAACCCAAAAAAGAACATTAAAACAGAGTGCTATCGCATACCAAAATATGCTTCTAGAGCGCGCTGAGGAGAACAAGTAATGGCTAAAGTTGAATTTAAGAACATCAAAAAATCATTTGGCGACGTTGAAGTTGTAAAAGAGTTTGACTTTACGGTTGAAGACGGTGAATTCGTTGTTTTCCTTGGCCCATCTGGCTGTGGTAAATCGACTACGCTACGTATGCTTGCTGGCCTAGAGAGCATCAGCTCTGGCGACATCGTCGTTGGCGGTAAGCTGATGAATAAAGTCGACGCGAAAGATCGTGACTTAGCGATGGTATTCCAAAGCTACGCGCTTTACCCACACATGACGGTTTATGAGAACATCGCCTTTGCACTAAAACTGAAAGGCATGCCGAAAGCAGAAATCGACGTAGAAGTACTGAAAGCAGCAAAAATGCTTGAACTTGATCCGTTACTGAGCCGTAAGCCGAAAGAGCTTTCTGGTGGTCAACGTCAGCGTGTTGCGATGGGCCGTGCGATGGTTCGTACGCCTAAGGTTTTCTTGTTTGATGAGCCGTTATCTAACCTTGATGCAAAACTGCGTGGCGTGATGCGTGAAGAGATCAAACACCTACATCGTGAACTAAAAACCACAACGATCTACGTAACCCATGATCAGATCGAAGCAATGACGC
The Vibrio cyclitrophicus DNA segment above includes these coding regions:
- a CDS encoding ABC transporter ATP-binding protein, producing MAKVEFKNIKKSFGDVEVVKEFDFTVEDGEFVVFLGPSGCGKSTTLRMLAGLESISSGDIVVGGKLMNKVDAKDRDLAMVFQSYALYPHMTVYENIAFALKLKGMPKAEIDVEVLKAAKMLELDPLLSRKPKELSGGQRQRVAMGRAMVRTPKVFLFDEPLSNLDAKLRGVMREEIKHLHRELKTTTIYVTHDQIEAMTLADRIVILKDGYVAQVGTPTEVFQRPANKFVAQFIGNPSMNMLEAKLTETEGEYFVELGDVKIPLPERFKSLASKNLALHFGVRPTDIHLRAEQVDHDRVLPFPVKIKDKELLGASILLKTEIGGQPLMVETQAAEVDVKELTLYLDLDAFHLFDALSENSLAS